Proteins found in one Miscanthus floridulus cultivar M001 chromosome 4, ASM1932011v1, whole genome shotgun sequence genomic segment:
- the LOC136552232 gene encoding putrescine hydroxycinnamoyltransferase-like, whose translation MEVKVLSSKLVKPSYPAGAPRPDTTEHVPSSVFDRVTYHMQMAIIYAFSPPGPSTADIERGLAAVLGAYRLFAGQVRPGPDGGAPGVLLNDHGARLVEASVDAHLADIAPTKPSPLVLRLHPDLEGDVQEVVQVQLTRFACGSLAVGFTANHAVADGHATSDFLVAWGRAARGLPVGPSPPVHHPGLFPPRDPPRVDFEHRGVEYYRPAPSAHPAAPVTHGHGDTQQHNIVIHKAHFTKDFVAGLRARASEGRGRPFSRFETILAHVWCTMTRARGLGNPLQTSTIRISVDGRARLAAPAGYFGNLVLWAFPRSTVGDLLNRPLKHAAQAIHDAVARADGAYFQSFVDFASSGAVEKEGLETTAVLKDVLCPDLEVDSWLTFPFYELDFGAGSPSYFMPSYFPTEGMLFLVPSYLGDGSVDAFVPVFDHNLEAFKQCCYSME comes from the coding sequence ATGGAGGTGAAGGTGCTGAGCTCCAAGCTCGTGAAACCGTCGTACCCAGCGGGCGCGCCGCGGCCGGACACCACGGAGCACGTGCCGTCGTCGGTGTTCGACAGGGTCACGTACCACATGCAGATGGCCATCATCTACGCCTTCTCTCCGCCGGGGCCATCCACGGCCGACATCGAGCGCGGCCTCGCCGCAGTGCTGGGCGCGTACCGGCTCTTCGCCGGCCAGGTCCGCCCGGGCCCGGACGGCGGCGCGCCGGGGGTGCTGCTCAACGACCACGGCGCCCGCCTCGTCGAGGCGTCCGTCGACGCGCACCTCGCCGACATCGCCCCCACCAAGCCGTCGCCCCTCGTGCTGCGCCTGCACCCGGACCTGGAGGGCGACGTCCAGGAGGTGGTGCAGGTGCAGCTCACGCGGTTCGCGTGCGGCTCGCTCGCCGTCGGGTTCACCGCCAACCATGCCGTGGCGGACGGACACGCTACCAGCGACTTTCTCGTCGCCTGGGGCCGCGCCGCTCGCGGGCTCCCCGTCGGCCCGTCGCCGCCGGTCCACCACCCTGGCCTCTTCCCGCCGCGCGACCCGCCGCGCGTGGACTTCGAGCACCGCGGCGTGGAGTACTACAGGCCCGCGCCGTCAGCCCATCCTGCGGCGCCGGTGACCCACGGCCACGGCGACACCCAGCAGCACAACATCGTGATCCACAAGGCGCACTTCACCAAGGACTTCGTCGCGGGGCTCCGCGCCAGGGCGTCCGAAGGGCGTGGCCGCCCCTTCAGCCGGTTCGAGACGATCCTGGCCCACGTGTGGTGCACCATGACGCGCGCGCGCGGGCTCGGCAACCCGCTCCAGACCTCCACCATCCGCATCTCCGTGGACGGGCGGGCGCGCCTCGCCGCGCCGGCCGGCTACTTCGGCAACCTGGTCCTCTGGGCGTTCCCGCGCTCCACGGTGGGGGACCTTCTCAACCGACCGCTGAAGCACGCGGCGCAGGCGATCCACGACGCCGTCGCGCGGGCGGACGGCGCCTACTTCCAGTCGTTCGTGGACTTCGCGAGCTCCGGCGCCGTGGAGAAGGAAGGGCTGGAGACGACGGCCGTGCTCAAGGACGTGCTGTGCCCGGACCTGGAGGTGGACAGCTGGCTGACGTTCCCGTTCTACGAGCTGGACTTCGGCGCCGGCAGCCCGAGCTACTTCATGCCGTCCTACTTCCCCACGGAGGGGATGCTGTTCCTGGTGCCGTCGTACCTGGGCGACGGCAGCGTGGACGCCTTCGTGCCGGTGTTCGACCACAACCTGGAGGCGTTCAAGCAGTGCTGCTACTCCATGGAGTAG